In a genomic window of Quercus lobata isolate SW786 chromosome 4, ValleyOak3.0 Primary Assembly, whole genome shotgun sequence:
- the LOC115987220 gene encoding tubulin gamma-1 chain: protein MPREIITLQVGQCGNQIGMEFWKQLCLEHGISKDGILEDFATQGGDRKDVFFYQADDQHYIPRALLIDLEPRVINGIQNSEYRNLYNHENIFVSDHGGGAGNNWASGYHQGKGVEEDIMDMIDREADGSDSLEGFVLCHSIAGGTGSGMGSYLLETLNDRYSKKLVQTYSVFPNQMETSDVVVQPYNSLLTLKRLTLNADCVVVLDNTALNRIAVERLHLSNPTFAQTNSLVSTVMSASTTTLRYPGYMNNDLVGLLASLIPTPRCHFLMTGYTPLTVERQANVIRKTTVLDVMRRLLQTKNIMVSSYARTKEASQAKYISILNIIQGEVDPTQVHESLQRIRERKLVNFIEWGPASIQVALSRKSPYVQTAHRVSGLMLASHTSIRHLFSKCLSQYEKLRKKQAFLDNYRKFPMFADNDLSEFDESRDIIESLVDEYKACESPDYIKWGMEDPDHILTGEGNASGTVDPN from the exons ATGCCTCGGGAGATCATCACGCTCCAGGTGGGACAATGTGGGAACCAGATCGGGATGGAGTTCTGGAAGCAGCTCTGCCTCGAACATGGCATCAGCAAGGATGGCATTCTCGAAGATTTCGCTACTCAG GGAGGTGACAGGAAAGATGTTTTTTTCTATCAAGCTGATGATCAGCACTACATCCCACGAGCATTGCTGATCGACCTCGAGCCTAGAGTGATTAACGGCATCCAGAATAGTGAATATCGAAATCTCTACAATCATGAGAATATCTTTGTTTCAGATCATGGAGGTGGTGCAGGAAATAATTGGGCCAGTGGTTATCATCAG GGGAAGGGTGTTGAAGAGGATATAATGGACATGATTGATAGAGAAGCAGATGGAAGTGATAGTCTTGAGGGTTTTGTTTTATGTCACTCTATTGCTGGAGGAACAGGCTCAG GTATGGGTTCATATCTGTTGGAAACTCTAAATGATCGCTACAGCAAAAAACTGGTTCAGACATATAGTGTATTTCCAAACCAGATGGAGACGAGTGATGTGGTGGTCCAGCCCTACAACTCACTTTTGACACTTAAGCGACTTACATTAAATGCTGATTGCGTTGTTGTTCTTGATAACACTGCATTGAATAGAATTGCTGTGGAACGTCTTCATTTATCAAATCCTACATTTGCTCAAACAAATTCTCTGGTCTCCACTGTAATGTCTGCCAGTACAACCACTCTGCGATATCCAGGTTACATGAACAATGACTTGGTTGGCCTTCTTGCTTCTTTAATTCCTACCCCAAGATGCCATTTTCTAATGACAGGATATACACCTCTCACAGTGGAGCGCCAG GCTAATGTGATTCGTAAAACCACTGTACTTGATGTCATGAGAAGACTTCTGCAG ACAAAGAATATTATGGTTTCCTCATATGCCCGAACAAAAGAAGCTAGTCAAGCAAAGTATATATCAATATTGAATATCATCCAAGGGGAAGTGGACCCTACTCAG GTTCACGAAAGTTTGCAGAGGATACGTGAAAGAAAGCTTGTTAACTTTATCGAGTGGGGCCCTGCAAGCATTCAG GTTGCTCTGTCTAGAAAGTCCCCATATGTTCAAACTGCTCATAGG GTCAGTGGTCTTATGTTAGCAAGCCATACTAGCATCCGGCACCTTTTCAGCAAGTGTTTGAGTCAGTATGAGAAGTTGAGAAAGAAGCAAGCTTTTCTTGACAATTACCGGAAGTTCCCAATGTTTGCC GACAATGACCTTTCAGAATTTGATGAATCAAGAGACATAATTGAGAGTTTGGTTGATGAATACAAGGCCTGTGAGTCCCCAGATTACATAAAATGGGGAATGGAG gACCCAGACCACATTCTAACTGGAGAAGGCAATGCTTCTGGAACCGTGGATCCAAATTAG
- the LOC115987221 gene encoding arabinogalactan protein 41-like has product MAVCFGSSSSSGGVIVVVLIFALLFAIVVEAQSPAPAPAPTSDGTAIDQGIAYVLMLLALVLTYLIHPLDASSYGF; this is encoded by the exons ATGGCAGTGTGTTTTGGTTCTTCATCATCAAGTGGTGGTGTTATTGTGGTAGTGCTCATATTTGCTCTACTATTTGCCATTGTGGTTGAGGCTCAATCTCCAGCTCCTGCTCCTGCTCCCACCAGCGATG GTACTGCAATTGACCAAGGGATTGCATACGTGCTGATGCTTCTGGCGCTGGTGCTCACATACCTCATCCATCCTCTTGATGCCTCTTCCTACGGCTTCTAG
- the LOC115987179 gene encoding mitochondrial carrier protein MTM1-like isoform X1: MVGSRPSLPSWLTAATTRVDFEGNVSSMSSSSSSSSVSDMNLGFGERAFSAAGAAAFSAVLVNPLDIAKTRLQAQAAGVPYHYQGPCHMACFYTNTMLPDLRSTTSSARAVLGSEPPVCPSDCSRYTGTLDVLYKVIRQEGFTRLWRGTNASLVLAVPTVGIYLPCYDIFRNSMEEFTTQNAPNLTPYVPLVAGSVSRSLACVSCYPVELARTRMQAFKETQIGVKPPGVWKTLLEVINPLKSTNLLQNLQNYRVLWTGLGAQLARDVPFSAICWSTLEPIRRRILGLVGDEASAPCILGTNFSAGFVAGILAAAATCPLDVARTRRQIEKDPVRALKMRTRETLVEIWRDGGMRGLFTGIGPRIARAGPSVGIVVSFYEVVKYALHQRYLTQ, encoded by the exons ATGGTGGGGTCAAGGCCGAGTCTACCTTCATGGTTAACTGCAGCAACTACAAGGGTTGATTTTGAAGGGAACGTTTCATccatgtcttcttcttcttcttcttcttctgtttctgATATGAATTTGGGGTTTGGAGAGAGGGCTTTCTCTGCCGCTGGCGCCGCTGCCTTCTCCGCTGTTCTCGTTAACCCTCTCGATATCGCCAAG ACAAGGTTGCAAGCACAGGCTGCGGGAGTTCCCTATCACTATCAGGGACCATGTCATATGGCATGTTTTTACACAAACACG ATGCTTCCCGATTTGAGATCGACCACATCATCTGCACGTGCAGTTCTTGGCTCTGAACCACCAGTATGCCCTTCAGATTGTAGCCGGTATACGGGAACACTGGATGTTTTATACAAAGTCATACGTCAG GAAGGCTTTACTAGGCTGTGGAGAGGCACAAATGCAAGCTTAGTGTTGGCTGTGCCAACT GTTGGCATCTACTTGCCTTGTTATGATATATTCCGTAATTCAATGGAAGAATTTACGACTCAGAATGCTCCAAACTTGACTCCATATGTCCCATTAGTTGCAGGGTCTGTTTCACGGTCATTAGCTTGTGTTTCTTGTTACCCTGTTGAACTGGCAAGGACCCGCATGCAG GCTTTTAAAGAAACCCAAATTGGGGTGAAGCCTCCAGGAGTGTGGAAGACATTGCTTGAGGTCATCAACCCACTCAAGAGCACAAACCTTCTTCAAAATT TGCAAAACTATCGTGTATTGTGGACCGGACTTGGAGCACAACTTGCACGTGATGTTCCTTTCTCTGCAATCTGCTGGTCAACTCTCGAGCCG ATCCGAAGAAGAATTCTTGGACTGGTGGGTGATGAAGCCAGTGCACCCTGCATCCTTGGAACAAACTTTTCTGCTGGTTTTGTTGCAGGAATCCTTGCAGCTGCTGCTACATGTCCGCTAGATGTGGCAAGAACCCGTCGGCAGATAGAG aAAGATCCTGTGAGGGCATTAAAGATGAGGACAAGGGAAACTTTGGTGGAAATTTGGAG GGATGGTGGAATGAGGGGGCTATTTACCGGAATTGGTCCCCGTATTGCTCGTGCTGGCCCCTCTGTTGGCATTGTTGTCTCCTTTTATGAAGTTGTAAAGTATGCTTTACACCAGAGATACCTAACTCAATGA
- the LOC115987179 gene encoding mitochondrial carrier protein MTM1-like isoform X2, translating to MFYTKSYVRSEFVQEGFTRLWRGTNASLVLAVPTVGIYLPCYDIFRNSMEEFTTQNAPNLTPYVPLVAGSVSRSLACVSCYPVELARTRMQAFKETQIGVKPPGVWKTLLEVINPLKSTNLLQNLQNYRVLWTGLGAQLARDVPFSAICWSTLEPIRRRILGLVGDEASAPCILGTNFSAGFVAGILAAAATCPLDVARTRRQIEKDPVRALKMRTRETLVEIWRDGGMRGLFTGIGPRIARAGPSVGIVVSFYEVVKYALHQRYLTQ from the exons ATGTTTTATACAAAGTCATACGTCAG GAGTGAATTTGTGCAGGAAGGCTTTACTAGGCTGTGGAGAGGCACAAATGCAAGCTTAGTGTTGGCTGTGCCAACT GTTGGCATCTACTTGCCTTGTTATGATATATTCCGTAATTCAATGGAAGAATTTACGACTCAGAATGCTCCAAACTTGACTCCATATGTCCCATTAGTTGCAGGGTCTGTTTCACGGTCATTAGCTTGTGTTTCTTGTTACCCTGTTGAACTGGCAAGGACCCGCATGCAG GCTTTTAAAGAAACCCAAATTGGGGTGAAGCCTCCAGGAGTGTGGAAGACATTGCTTGAGGTCATCAACCCACTCAAGAGCACAAACCTTCTTCAAAATT TGCAAAACTATCGTGTATTGTGGACCGGACTTGGAGCACAACTTGCACGTGATGTTCCTTTCTCTGCAATCTGCTGGTCAACTCTCGAGCCG ATCCGAAGAAGAATTCTTGGACTGGTGGGTGATGAAGCCAGTGCACCCTGCATCCTTGGAACAAACTTTTCTGCTGGTTTTGTTGCAGGAATCCTTGCAGCTGCTGCTACATGTCCGCTAGATGTGGCAAGAACCCGTCGGCAGATAGAG aAAGATCCTGTGAGGGCATTAAAGATGAGGACAAGGGAAACTTTGGTGGAAATTTGGAG GGATGGTGGAATGAGGGGGCTATTTACCGGAATTGGTCCCCGTATTGCTCGTGCTGGCCCCTCTGTTGGCATTGTTGTCTCCTTTTATGAAGTTGTAAAGTATGCTTTACACCAGAGATACCTAACTCAATGA